The Desulfobacterales bacterium genome segment ACTGAGACACCAGCTGAGACGCGAGAACCCCCAGGAAGATGCCGATAATCCCGCCGATCAGGCTCAATACCAGCGCTTCCGTTAAAAACTGATAAAGAATATCCCGCTGCTGGGCGCCCACGGCCATGCGGATGCCGATTTCGCGGGTTCTTTCCGTAACGGAAACCAGCATGATGTTCATGATGCCGATCCCGACCACCAGCAAAGAGATGGAGGCGATGGCGCCCAGCAGGATCGTCATGACATTGGCGGATGATTCGGCCGTAGACATGGCTTCGGTTAAATTGCGAATTGAAAAGTCATCATCCTGATCGGAGCGGATTCGGTGGCGCTGCTGCAATAACCGGGTGATTTCCCGGCCACTTTCATAACATCCGAACCGGTGGCCCGACCATCATGACTCGCACCATACCGGATAAGCGAGAGCCGAAAAGGACCCGCTGCCCGTTTGTCAGAGGCACTTAAACGACTTCCTCGTGATCCTGTCCCCAGGTGGTTTGTCTTTTTGAAGCATGCATCCCAATGACGGTAAAAGGGAATTTATTGGTTCTGATAATTTGTCCGATGGGAACCATCACACCGAACAGGCTGTTTACCACCATTTGTTCTCTCTGGAACGGCCCTAATCGTAAGGTAGGTTCAAAAAAATCGAGTCCGAATTTATATGCCGATATGTCGCTGCGGGTTGGTTAATGGTTACATGAATTTTTTTGTAACCTTTCCAAAACGGCCGACGACTTAACGTTCAAAGCGAAATTATAAATAACAGCCGGGAATAAATACAGGAGGCAAGATGAATCAAAAAAAAACAATTGCAGGCGCAGTAGCCGGACTTTTGATTTTTATGATCGCATTCGCCGTAGAAGCCGGACCCATTGGATTCGGCCGGCCAGGCGCCGGAATGGATCCGGGTTTGGGCAGACTGCAGCTTTTTATGGAACTAAAACTAACGGAAGCTCAGCAGGCCGAAATGATGAATATTATAAACAGGTATCGGGTGGCGGGAGAACCCCTTCGATCGAATGTAACTGATGCGAGAAAGAATCTGCGGGCAATCATACAGTCAGACCTGTTCAATGAGGCGGCTGTCCGTCAGGCTTTTCGCCAGGTATCGGCACTTAGAGAAGACAGATTTGTATTAAGGGCGAAAATGATGGGTGAGCTGAACGCGCTGCTGACACCCGCGCAAAGGGAAGTGCTGAAAGATAAAAAAGCGTAACGGTTAGAGAAAATGAAGCATCGATTCGGCTCTCTTCCGGAAGAACGATCTTATTAGACACGAAACCGGATATTAGCTACATGTAATTATCAGATATCATAGGGCATAACGCCACTGAGCTTGGAAATACCAGAAGCAGCAGTCGATTTAGGGTCAGTTTTGCGTTGACGCTCCAAAGAGAGTCGCCTATAGCGTTCACATGCACAATGACACGTCCACGCCCAGTGACGCCGACATTGTCCGACAGGTTGTCGGCGGAAATGTCAATGCCTTTGAGATACTGTTAAATCGGCATCAAGCGCTTGTTTTGCGGGTTGTAAACAGACATTTGCCGAACCATGAGGTGGAAGAGACGATCCAGGATGTTTTCGTGCGGGCCAACCGATCGTTGCCGACGTTCAATGGAACCGGCGATTTTTCACACTGGCTGGCGTCCATTGCCGTGAGGACCTGTTATGATTATTGGCGCAAGGCATACCGCGCAAGGGAAATTCCCCTGAGCGAATTGACCGACAGGCATCAGCAGCGGCTTGAGAATGTGATGTCTGAACAGCGGGAAGAATTATCTGCGCCAAAAGGATACCGAAGCGAAGCCGGCGAAGTGCTCGACTGGGCTTTGGCAAGGCTGCCCGCGGAAGATAGAATGGTTCTTGCGTTGGTTTATTTTGAAGACCTTTCGGTGAAAGAAGCGGCGAAACTGTTGAGCTGGAGTGTTGCCAACGTAAAAATCCGGTCGTTTCGTGCCCGAAGGAAACTTGAAAAAACGCTCAAAAGTATGATTCTAAACCAGGGCGGGGGATGCAACCATGAAATCTCTTGAGTATCGGCTGGAAGTATTAAAGAAAATACTGCTCCAGCGGTATCATGAAAAAGAGAAGCTGGAATTAGATGTTCGGTGGCAGGCGAATGTGATGCGTCGTGTCAGGATTTTAGGTGCCTTGCAACTAAAACCGGACCCGCTGGTGCAGTTCGGGCAGTTTGCATGGCGGCTGACGCCGATCACCTGCCTGCTGATCATTGTGTCGGCGGCTGTATTGCTGAAATTTGATTTTACGCCGGATTTCAATGTGCTCATATCCTTTATCACGGATGCGGAAGAGGTCAGTCTGGTTCAGCTTTTGCCGCTCTAAGGTGATGAGATGAAAAAATGGAAAATGATAACAGGGATATTGCTGGTATTTGTACTCGGCGTGCTGCTGGGGTCACTGGGTACCGGATTTTATCATCAGTACCTTTTTGATCGTTTCAGAAAAAACCCCGGGGAAAGAAAGGCGTTCGTTCTGAATAAATTTTCTGAAAGACTCCGTTTGACGGAAGATCAGCAAAATGTTTTTAAAACCGTTATCGATCAAATGGACGGGCAGAGACGGACGCAAATACTGATGAACCGTTCCGAGCTCAAGAGAATAAGGGATGAAAGTTATATAGAGATGAAAAAAGTCCTGAACCCCGATCAGCAAAATGAATTTGATGAGTTAATCAGAGAGCTTCGAAAGCGCCGTAAATTTAAACCCCTGACGGACCGCCAAGAAAATAAACCGTAACCTCAATGAAGATTACCCTGCCTTGAACCGCAATAGCGAGTAAATTCCCCGCAGCGGCTCGACCCTGAGGCTCATGACCGAAGGGCTCGCCGCAAGCATTCGAATTCCGGACCAAATATAATTATTGACAAGCCGGGCGCTTTTCGTTAACCAAATATTCCTTAAAGGTTAACCAAAAGGTGATATCGTATGAAAAGGCAGATTTTAAAAGCACTTCGGAGGGATAATGGCATTGTTTCAGGCGAGGCATTGAGCCGGACTTTGGGCGTTTCACGGGTGTCGGTCTGGAAACATATCCGGAAACTGCAGGAATGCGGATACCCGATCGTCAGTACCGCCAAGGGCTATTGCCTCAATGGTTCTTTCGACGCCCTTTTTCCCTGGGAATTTTCCGGCCGGGAAGCCCATGTCCATTATTTCCCCGAGGCAACCTCCACAATGGAAATAGCCAAAGAGATGGCCCGCAAGGGCTCGCCCCACTTTACCATTGTAATTGCCGGCCGTCAGCAGCAGGGCCGCGGCCGCTTAAAACGGGTTTGGCTTTCGGCCGATGGCGGCCTATACTTTACCATGGTGCTGCGGCCGGGGGTACCCACCGCCCTTGCGCCGCGGATCAATTTCCTGGCATCGCTGGTCCTGGCGCAGACGCTGCGCCGCTTGTACAGCATCGATGCCAAAGTAAAATGGCCCAATGACATTCTAGTGGACGGCAAAAAAATTTCAGGCATGCTGTCGGAAATGGAAGCTGATTCCGATACGGCAACCTTCATCAATATCGGCATCGGGGTGAACGTCAACAACGACCCTTCCAACAGAGAACCGGGGGCTATTTCCTTAAAAAAGATTCACGGAAAGGCGTTTTCACGAAAAGCGTTGCTGACCGATTTTCTGGACGTGTTTGAAACCCGGCTGGAATCGCTGTCCCTTGATGCCGTGATCCCGGAATGGAAACGCCATACCCTGACACTGGGGCGATCGGTAAAGATCGTAACGACCCGGGAAACCGTCGAAGGGGTTGCGGAGGATGTGGATGATAACGGCGCTTTGCTGTTGCGGCTGCCGGACGGGTCCTTAAAAAAAATCGTTAGCGGCGATTGTTATCTGTAACTTATCGAGATCAAAGGAGTAAATTATTTCATGGATAATTCTGAGCAACTGCGCATGACAGTATACGCGTCGCTCCTGGCGGCGCTGACGGCAGCCGGCGCCTATTTGATCATTCCCATTGGTCCGGTGCCGATATCCCTTCAGACACTGTTTATTTATCTGACCGGGCTGCTTTTGGGAAGCCGCTGGGGATCGGCCAGCGTGGCCGTATATTTATTGGCCGGCTTCTGCGGGCTGCCGGTCTTTGCCGGCGGTACCGGCGGAATCGGACGGCTGGCGGGACCCACGGGCGGATATCTTTTCGGCTATCTGGCGGCCGTATTTGTTATCGGTCTGATTACGGAGAAAGCGTACCGGCACTGGATAATTGATGTGATCGCCATGGCGGTCGGCACCTTCATCATTTATTCCGCAGGCGTGGTCTGGCTTAAAACCGTAACGGGCATGACTTTCAATAAGGCTGTGACCGTGGGAATGCTCCCTTTTCTGGTGGGAGACAGCCTCAAGATCCTTGCTGCCGTTCCGATTACCAGGGTGGTTCGTCCGCTGCTCAACCCTGCAGTTGCATAAAATACATGACAAATTATAGAAAAAAGAATGATAACAAGGCATTTTAATAAATTTGGGTATGTTTTCCGAATAAACTTTTGGTGATATTTAAAACAAATAAAAAATTGTCATGTTTTTTACCCGAAGGGAAAGCCGAGGATACCCCATCTCCTTCGTTGCCAAGAGCTCGCAGTAAAATACTACGGCTTCGCCCTTGGACGCCTTGGATCTGGGGCATCCTCGACTTTTGCACCAACAGGGTCTATTTACGACAGGTGGGCGTTGAAACAAGATGATTGAAGCTGAAAATTTAAGCCATCGCTTTTCCAACGGAAAGCTGGGAATCGACCGCATCACGCTCTCCGTCGGCGAGGGTGAATTCGTGATTATTGCCGGGCCCAACGGGTCCGGCAAAACCACATTTATTCGTCATTTGAACGGGCTGATGAAGCCGACTGCCGGCAAGGTCCTGCTGGACGGCATGGATGTGGCCCGGGATGTTGTGCGGGCGCGGCAAATGGTGGGGATGGTGTTTCAGGATCCTGACAGCCAGATCGTGGGCGAAACCGTATATGACGATGTGGCTTTCGGGCCGGAAAATCTGTCCCTGGACCGCGCAGAAATCAACAAACGGGTGGAAACTTCATTGCAGTCGGTGGGCCTGACCCATCTGGCCCACCAGCGGCCGCATCTCCTATCGGGCGGCGAAAAACGCCGACTGGCCATCGCCGGGGTTCTGGCCATGCGGCCCAGGGTGGTCATTTTTGATGAACCTTTTTCCAGTCTCGATTACCCCGGTGTGCGGCAGGTGCTGGGGCGGATTGTTTCGCTGCATCAGTCCGGTCATACGATCCTGGTGACCACCCATGATCTGGAAAAGGTGATCGCCCATGCCGGGCGTCTCATTATTTTGGCAGACGGTAAAATCGTCCGGGACGGTCCGCCGGGAACAGTCATCAAGGATGCCGAGCAATTCGGTGTGAGAGCGCCCTGTGCTTCCCGTCTGGGTCTGGAGGTAAGCTCATGGCTGAACTGACCAGCTTCAGTTATCAGGTCGGCAGGTCCCTCGCACATGGTCTGGATGCCCGTTTCAAACTCCTGTTTCTGGTTTTGATCAGTCTGGCCAGTCTGAAGGCGGGTTTGTGGGCGCTGCTGTTTTTATGCGGCGGTCTGTGGTGGATTCTTTCGGACCTACGGTTGCCGCTGGTTGCCGTTTTAAGGGAACTGCGCTATTTTTTGTTTCTGCTCATTGTCGTGTTTGCCGCCCGTGCGTTGGCGACCCCGGGTGAAGCTGTTTTTACCAGCGCACTCATTACCATCACGCGGGAGGGGCTTGTGGACGGTGTGCTGGTTTGCTGGCGACTGTTGCTGATTGTTTTGCTGGGGCTCCTTTTAACGGCAACGACCCGTCCGTCGGAAATACGGGCAGCGGTTGAATGGATTTTAAAACCGATTCCGGCGGTCCCGGCAAAGCGGATTGGAACCATGATGGGCCTGATCATGCGGTTCATACCGGTGATCCTGAACCAAGTCAGGGAGACCGCCGAAGCCCAGCGGGCCAGAGGGGTTGAAAACAGGGAAAATCCGTTATACCGTCTCACAAAACTGGGCATTCCGCTGATCCGGCGAACCTTTGAAAACGCGGATCGTTTGATCACGGCCATGGAAGCACGATGTTACAGCGAGAATCGAACCGGCCCGGAACTGAAGTCCACCCCAAGAGACTGGATCGCCCTTTTGGTAATTATTGCCTTGGGTCTTTCGATGATTTTTATATAGACCGCAATCCAAAATCTCACCTCTTTATTTTCTTTACAGGGCATATGATTTATTAACAAAACAGGTTCCAATGCGTCCGAAATCATTGTTGCGTTTTGATGCAATTTCAGGATAGCGTCATTATTTGACAGGTCAACATAACTATAGTAATTTCAACTCATTTCTTATTGCTTAATCTAAAGGAGTTCAGCCCTTGAAAATTATCATTATAGGGGCCGGTGAGGTCGGTTTTCATATCGCCAACCGGCTGTCGGTTGAAAACAAGGATGTGATCGTCATTGATAAAGATCCGGAGGCGATTCGGCGCATATCCGACAGTTGCGATGTCCAGGTCATCACCGGTTCCGGCAGCACCCCGGTAGTATTGGAAGAAGCCGGCATTAAACAGGCTGAGATACTTCTGGCGGTAACCGACAGTGATGAGATTAACCTGATTGCCTGCCTTGTGGCCAACGTGATTTCGCCCGCTACCAAAAAGCTGGCCCGTATCCGAAATGCCGACTTTGATGCCTATCATGACACCTTCCGTGAAAAAGCCCCCCATATCGATACCATTATCAATCCGGAAACCGAAGTGGTCCGGACCATCGATCGGCTCATGAGCGTGCCCGGCGCAGCGGATGTGGAAGAGTTTGCCGACGGGCGCGTAAAATTTATCGGCGTTCAACTGGATAAGGGGTCGCCGCTGGACGGGGTCCGGCTGGCAGAACTTTCAATGAAAATCGGAAAAACCGCCCCTCTGATCGCGGCAATTGTCAGGGGGGCGGTCTTGACCATCCCCCGCGGTGATGACCGCCTGATGGCGGGGGACCTGGTGTACTTTGTTACCGAAGCGGAAAACCTGACGGATGCCCTGGCGATTTTTGAAAAGCAGGTTGAACCGGTCCGCCGGGTGATGATCGTGGGCGGGGGGCGTTTGGGGCTTCGGCTGTGTCACCTCCTCGAGGAGAAAAATATCTACACCAAAATAGTGGAAAAAAATCCCGACCGCTGTCTTGAACTTGCCAAACGCTTAAACAAGGTGGTGGTCCTCCGCGGCGACGGCTCCAACCAGGAGTTGCTCAAAGAAGAGGGCATTCGGGACATGGACCTGGTGGTGACGCTCACCGACGATGAAAAGACGAACATCTTGGCTTCCCTCCTGGCCAAACGTATGGGCGCCCGCAAGACCATTACCCGAATCACCAGTTTCAGCTACTTCGACCTGATGGAAACCATCGGCACCGATCAGGTCGTCAGCCCCAGGCTTTCAGCCATCAATACCATCTTAAAACACATCCGCCGCGGCAAAGTGCTTTCGGCGGTATCGCTGAAAGGCGAACAGGCTGAAATCTTAGAGACGGTTGCCCTGGAAACATCGGATATTGTCGGAAAACCCCTTAATAAAATTTCCTTTCCCAAAGGGGTGCTGATAACCGTTATCATTCGGGCGGACAGGGTCATCATCCCCTCCGGCAGCAGCATCATTGAACCCGGGGACCGGGTCATCATCTTTGCGTCCCGGCAGGCGGTTCCCAAGATCGAGAAGTTCATGGCAGTCAAGCTGGAGTACTTTTAATGCGCTGGCGCTACATCCTGAATATCATCGGCATACTGAACATTTTTCTGGGCTTTTCGATGGTATTCGCCCTCCTTTGGGGGGTGTATTATCAGGATGGGAGCGTTCAGCCGCTGACCAAATCCCTGATCATCACCCTCCTGAGCGGTTTGCTGGTCTACCTGTTTTCACGCAGCCCCAAAACGGATTATATCAGTCACAAAGAAGGCATGGCCATTGTGGCCATCGGCTGGATCGTGATCGGATTTTTCGGCGCCTTGCCGTTTTACATCGGCGGAACGTTCGATCTTTTTGTGGACGCCTATTTTGAATCCGTTTCCGGGTTTACCACCACCGGCTCCTCGGTCATGACCAACATCGAGAGTGTGGCCAAGGGCCTGCTGTTCTGGCGCAGCCTGATCCAGTGGCTCGGCGGGATGGGGATCATTGTCCTGTCGGTGGCGATTCTGCCCTTTTTAGGGGTGGGCGGCATGCAGCTTTATAAGGCCGAAGTGCCCAGCCCGGTCCCCGACAAGCTCAAACCTCGGGTCCGGGACACCGCCATGATTCTCTGGAAAGTATACGCCCTGATATCGGTTGCGCAGGTGATTTTATTGATGTTCGGAGGCATGGACCTGTTTGATTCGGTTTGCCACACCTTTACCACCATGCCCACCGGCGGGTTTTCACCTAAAAACGCGTCGGTTGCCCATTACAACAGCACCTATATCGATATGGTCATCAATTTTTTCATGCTGGCGGCGGGAATTAACTTTGCCCTGCACTACCAGTTTTTGAGGGGTAAACCGTTGGTTTTCTGGAAGGATTCGGAGTGCCGGTTTTTCCTTGTGACGGTCATGGTTGTAACGGCGATTGTAAGCTTCGATGTTTACGGTTCGGTCTATAAAACCATCGGCCAGGCCTTGCGCTACGGCTCTTTTCAGGTGATCTCAATCCTTACCACCACCGGTTATGCCACCGCCGATTATGAACAGTGGCCTGCTTTTTCACAGCTGGTTCTGCTCCTTTGCATGTTTATCGGCGCTTCGGCCGGTTCCACCGGCGGCGGAATGAAATGCCTGCGGGTGATGCTTTATCTGAAATACTGCTACCGGGAGCTGTTCTCCCTCATTCACCCCCATTCCGTTACCCAGATCAAGATACAGGGAAAGCCGGTTCCCGAGGACGTCATGCGCAGCGTTTTAGGGTTCATGGGTCTCTATACGGGGTTGTTTGCAGTGTCAGCCGTGCTGCTGGCGTGGCTGGGGGTTGACCTGGTGACGTCCATCGCCGCCGTTGCAGCCGCTTTGGGAAATATCGGTCCGGGGCTGGGGATGGTGGGGCCGGTGGACAACTTTGCCCAGATTCCCTACATGGGAAAATGGCTGCTGGTATGGTGCATGCTGCTGGGAAGACTTGAAATTTACACGGTTATTATTCTGCTGGTGCCGGAGTTCTGGCGAAAATAATCAAATTGTTTGCAATTTTTATTGACAACCGTTAAATATATCGTTAGTTAAAAAAACTTTTGGAGGGGCCGTTAACTCAGTCGGTAGAGTATCTGCCTTTTAAGCAGAGAGTCGCGCGTTCGAGTCGCGCACGGCCCACCAGCAATAAATGTCCCCATCGTCTAGCCTGGTCCAGGACACCGGCCTTTCACGCCGGCAACAGGGGTTCAAATCCCCTTGGGGACGCCACAATAAAATTAAGGGGTATCGGTCTTATCCGGTGCCCCTTTTTTGTTTGTCACTGAAAGTTGGTGTTTATTTTTTTACGCCATTCTATGTCGGATAATTTGAATGGTATAATCCGTTTAGGGCGTTTTTTTCTTGACAGTCGTTTTTATCAGGTATATTTAATTAACAAAAAGGTTAATTAAGTATATCTGATGAAACTCCAGGAATTGAGAAATTTAAGCGAATTGTATTTCGGGTATGAGGAGTTAGCCAAAGTCCTCGGCATCAATAATGCCTCGGCCCGGGTGGCTGCCAGCCGTTATGTAAAAAAAGGGCTGTTGGTGCGACTAAAAAGAAATTTGTATGTTCTGCGGGAAGTATGGGATGCTGCCGGATGGGAAGAAAAATATTCCCTGGCAAATCTTGGACAGACCCCCTCATATATCTCTCTCATGACTGCTCTGGAATACTATGCAATCACGACCCAGGTGCAAAGGGGTTTGATTGAATCGATTGCTGTTAAACGAACAAAAGAAATCAGTTTGAATGGTAGCGTTTTTAAATATACAAAGGTTGGAGTCGGTCTGTATTTCGGATTTAAGCGAGAGAAGGGTTTCTTTATAGCGGTGCCGGAGAAGGCACTGCTGGATGCATTTTACCTGATATCATATGGTCGTTATGCGCTTGATATTTCAGCACTGGATACCGAAAAACTTGACAGTGTCACTCTCGAACGGCTGAGCAGAAAATTTCCTTTGAAAACTCAAAACATGTTAAAAAAATATGGATATCTTAAGGCAGCATGAAGTTTTTGAAATAGAAGTCCTGGACAAAATGAACAGTGCAAAGGCGCTTGAGCCGCTTGTCTTCGGAGGCGGGTCAATGCTGAGGCTATGCCATGAGCTGAACCGCTATTCAGTCGATCTCGATTTCTGGTTTATCAAAACCATATCCCAAAAAGGTTATTTTAACAGAATCCGGCAGGCGCTTGAAAAAGATTATGAAATCACAGACTCACAGATAAAGCTAAACACGCTGTTGTTTGAACTTCGTTCCGTCAATTATCCCAAAAGGCTGAAAATCGAGATACGAAGAAAAATAAAGCCCTGCGATTTTCAAAAGAAAATCGCCTTTACTAAATTCAGTAACCGGCAGGTCGTTCTCAACGCTCATACGTTGGAACAGACGATGGAAAACAAAATCGAAGCTTTTCTGAACCGGGGCGAGATCAGGGACTGTTTTGACATTGAGTTCCTGCTCCGGAGGGGGGTGAAACTGCCGGAAGGGATTGCGGGGCAATCAAAAGCATTATTCCAAAGACTGTCGCGGCTGAAAGAAAATGATTTTAAGGTCAAACTGGGATCTATTTTGGAGAGAGACGCCCGGGACTATTATGTTCAGGACCGTTTCAGTTATCTTGAGGAAAAACTGATTTTAGCAATACCAAAACCTTAAATCGAAGAGGTTACTTGTGGCCGGACCCAAGCGGAAAAAAAGGAAGAAAGACGAACAAACCGGGAAGTTGCGCATCGCCGACCACTGGAATGCCATCAGCATCATCGCCAGTTCACAGGCCAATCCGCTCAAGGCGGTGGCCGAGTTTGTGGAAAACAGCATCGATGCCCGCGCCAGGCAGGTCATCATTATGCGGGGAAAGAAAAAGGGCGAATTCTACCTTAAAGTCAGCGACGACGGGGACGGCATTTCCCGGGACGAACAGGGGAGGCCCGATTTTCGGCGCGTGGCCACGCATATCTGTGATTCCATCAAGCGGCAGATTAAAGCTGAGGGCGCAGAGGGGATCCAGGGTGAATTCGGCATCGGTCTTCTCAGCTTCTGGACGGTGGGCCATAACCTCAGCATCACCTGTTGCGGGGCGGATGGAAATACCTACGAAATGACCATGGCCAAGGATTCGCCTGATTTTTTGGTTCTAAAGAAACGGGTATTGATTCCCTTTAAAGGGACCGACCTGTTGATATATCCCCTGTTGCCGGGTCTGCGCTCCCTGACGGGGGAAAGGATCCAACGCTATCTTGCGTCCGAGCTCCGCGACCGGATCAGGGAATCGGGCGTAACGGTCAAGGTTGTGGATCGGACCGGCCGGTCAGAGTACGTGGTGGTCCCGCGGCAGTTCAGCGGGCGATTGCTCCACGACCTGAAACCGGCCGATACGCCGATGGGTGACATCGATCTGGAACTGTATTTGGGCGACCCCGGATCCGACAACCGGATCGGATTGTATCGGCGCGGCACGCGCGTGTTGCCTTCGATTACCGAGATCGACCATTTTCAGAAAGAGCCTTGGACGGCAGGGTATCTGCAGGGAATTGTGGATGCGCCGTTCCTGAATCTGACGCCCGGGACGCGTCATGGCATCATCCGGGATGACCGGTTTGACGCTTTCTGTCGGATGCTGGAACCGGTTGAAGCGCAGCTTCAGCAGATCATCGCAGAGCAGCGCAAGGCCGAAGAAGAGCGTTCCAGTCGCCAGATCCTGCGTAAGGTGCAGCGTGCCTTGAAGGAAGCGTTTCTGCGTCTGCCCCAGGAGGAATATGACTGGTTCGATATCCATGGCGGCAAAACGCAAAAGAAAAAAGAAACACTTTTTACCAGCGGGCCGGTGGGCGGTGCTGTCCGCAATGAAAACGGTCGGGCAGAGGGAACACCCGAGTCATCCTCCGATTTTGACGGCAACGAGGGAGAGCAGAAAGAATTCTTTGAATTTGCCGGGCCGTTGTTCAGTGTGCTGATCTCTCCCAAGTCGAGCGTGGTTCCGGTTGAAAAAAGCCGAAAATTCCGGGCGGTGTGCCGGGATCGCTCTCGTCGGACCGTATGGCAGGATCTGAACTATCACTGGGAAATTACGGACGGTGAGGGGCGACTTGAAGGCGATGATGGGGAGTCAGTTGTTTTTACAGCGCCCCCGGAACCGGGCCTGACCACTGTGAGGGTCAGTGTTCGCCAGGGAGAGACGGAATGCATTGATGAAGCGTTGATTACCGTTACGGATTCACTTTTGGACAAATCGTCCGGAGCTGAGGGTTCGCGCAAAGGGCTGCCCGGATATACCTACCGCCGGGCGCCGGGGGAAATGTGGCGCTCACGGTTCGAAGCGGATAAGAACGTGGTCGTCATTAATAATGGGCACAGAGACTTCGTGTACGCCGGTAAGCAGAAAGTCCGTAAGCTGCGCTACATCTGCCGCCTGTTCTGCAAGGAACTGGTTCGTCACAATTTTCCCGGGCTGCCGACAGACGAAATCCTTGAGCGCATGATCGAGCTGTCCCTGTATACGGAAGAGCATCTGAAGTGATGGATAAATCAAACAAAAAAACAGTGCTGGTGATTGAAGACGACCCGAACACGGCTGCTCTGATTGCGCTCTATCTTGAGAGGGAAGGTTTCAAACCCGTAACTGCGGTGGATGGCGCTGAAGGCTTGGCCCTGGCCGGGCAGACCGGAAGCGGATAGGCCGCGTCCTGCGAACCCTGACCGACAACGCCGTCCGCTATACACCGACGAAGGGTATGCTGGATATTCAGATCGAAGCCGATCCCCGGCAAGACCGGGTCGAGTATCGTAATGACGCTGAAGATCTGAACAGCAAGGCTCTCCCCTACATTTCTTTATAGTTTCTTTACACCTCCTTTAATCCGCTGTCTTATTTTTCAATCAGGCAAACCTTGATGGTCTCGTAAAAAGTCGAAAATGCGCCTTTATCGTCATTCCCGCGAAGGCGGGAATCCAGTGATTTCAAATGGTTCTGGATGC includes the following:
- a CDS encoding FtsX-like permease family protein, translating into MQQRHRIRSDQDDDFSIRNLTEAMSTAESSANVMTILLGAIASISLLVVGIGIMNIMLVSVTERTREIGIRMAVGAQQRDILYQFLTEALVLSLIGGIIGIFLGVLASQLVSQ
- a CDS encoding ABC transporter permease yields the protein MVVNSLFGVMVPIGQIIRTNKFPFTVIGMHASKRQTTWGQDHEEVV
- a CDS encoding Spy/CpxP family protein refolding chaperone, with translation MNQKKTIAGAVAGLLIFMIAFAVEAGPIGFGRPGAGMDPGLGRLQLFMELKLTEAQQAEMMNIINRYRVAGEPLRSNVTDARKNLRAIIQSDLFNEAAVRQAFRQVSALREDRFVLRAKMMGELNALLTPAQREVLKDKKA
- a CDS encoding sigma-70 family RNA polymerase sigma factor, which translates into the protein MHNDTSTPSDADIVRQVVGGNVNAFEILLNRHQALVLRVVNRHLPNHEVEETIQDVFVRANRSLPTFNGTGDFSHWLASIAVRTCYDYWRKAYRAREIPLSELTDRHQQRLENVMSEQREELSAPKGYRSEAGEVLDWALARLPAEDRMVLALVYFEDLSVKEAAKLLSWSVANVKIRSFRARRKLEKTLKSMILNQGGGCNHEIS
- a CDS encoding biotin--[acetyl-CoA-carboxylase] ligase yields the protein MKRQILKALRRDNGIVSGEALSRTLGVSRVSVWKHIRKLQECGYPIVSTAKGYCLNGSFDALFPWEFSGREAHVHYFPEATSTMEIAKEMARKGSPHFTIVIAGRQQQGRGRLKRVWLSADGGLYFTMVLRPGVPTALAPRINFLASLVLAQTLRRLYSIDAKVKWPNDILVDGKKISGMLSEMEADSDTATFINIGIGVNVNNDPSNREPGAISLKKIHGKAFSRKALLTDFLDVFETRLESLSLDAVIPEWKRHTLTLGRSVKIVTTRETVEGVAEDVDDNGALLLRLPDGSLKKIVSGDCYL
- a CDS encoding biotin transporter BioY is translated as MDNSEQLRMTVYASLLAALTAAGAYLIIPIGPVPISLQTLFIYLTGLLLGSRWGSASVAVYLLAGFCGLPVFAGGTGGIGRLAGPTGGYLFGYLAAVFVIGLITEKAYRHWIIDVIAMAVGTFIIYSAGVVWLKTVTGMTFNKAVTVGMLPFLVGDSLKILAAVPITRVVRPLLNPAVA
- a CDS encoding energy-coupling factor ABC transporter ATP-binding protein, yielding MIEAENLSHRFSNGKLGIDRITLSVGEGEFVIIAGPNGSGKTTFIRHLNGLMKPTAGKVLLDGMDVARDVVRARQMVGMVFQDPDSQIVGETVYDDVAFGPENLSLDRAEINKRVETSLQSVGLTHLAHQRPHLLSGGEKRRLAIAGVLAMRPRVVIFDEPFSSLDYPGVRQVLGRIVSLHQSGHTILVTTHDLEKVIAHAGRLIILADGKIVRDGPPGTVIKDAEQFGVRAPCASRLGLEVSSWLN
- a CDS encoding energy-coupling factor transporter transmembrane component T; protein product: MAELTSFSYQVGRSLAHGLDARFKLLFLVLISLASLKAGLWALLFLCGGLWWILSDLRLPLVAVLRELRYFLFLLIVVFAARALATPGEAVFTSALITITREGLVDGVLVCWRLLLIVLLGLLLTATTRPSEIRAAVEWILKPIPAVPAKRIGTMMGLIMRFIPVILNQVRETAEAQRARGVENRENPLYRLTKLGIPLIRRTFENADRLITAMEARCYSENRTGPELKSTPRDWIALLVIIALGLSMIFI
- the trkA gene encoding Trk system potassium transporter TrkA; translation: MKIIIIGAGEVGFHIANRLSVENKDVIVIDKDPEAIRRISDSCDVQVITGSGSTPVVLEEAGIKQAEILLAVTDSDEINLIACLVANVISPATKKLARIRNADFDAYHDTFREKAPHIDTIINPETEVVRTIDRLMSVPGAADVEEFADGRVKFIGVQLDKGSPLDGVRLAELSMKIGKTAPLIAAIVRGAVLTIPRGDDRLMAGDLVYFVTEAENLTDALAIFEKQVEPVRRVMIVGGGRLGLRLCHLLEEKNIYTKIVEKNPDRCLELAKRLNKVVVLRGDGSNQELLKEEGIRDMDLVVTLTDDEKTNILASLLAKRMGARKTITRITSFSYFDLMETIGTDQVVSPRLSAINTILKHIRRGKVLSAVSLKGEQAEILETVALETSDIVGKPLNKISFPKGVLITVIIRADRVIIPSGSSIIEPGDRVIIFASRQAVPKIEKFMAVKLEYF